The following is a genomic window from Nguyenibacter vanlangensis.
GCGCACGACCAGCCCGTCCAGGGCCTCGGTCATCACGATCTGGCAGCCCAGGCGCGACGTCTTCTCCAGGCCGAAGGCCAGGTCCAGCATGTCTTCCTCGTCCTCGGTCGGCGCGGCCAGCTTCGCCGCCCAGTCCGGATCGACGACGACATGGCAGGTGGCGCAGGCCAGCGACCCCTCGCACGCGCCTTCCAGGTCCACGCCGTGCTTGTGGGCGATCTCGAGGACCGAAAGCCCGATCGGCGC
Proteins encoded in this region:
- a CDS encoding ferredoxin family 2Fe-2S iron-sulfur cluster binding protein — protein: MPHMIFIDSDGTRREVDAPIGLSVLEIAHKHGVDLEGACEGSLACATCHVVVDPDWAAKLAAPTEDEEDMLDLAFGLEKTSRLGCQIVMTEALDGLVVRLPRTA